The stretch of DNA AGTAACACCGAAAGCACCGCCGTAGATACCGATATCCTCTCCAAAGAGAAAAACGTCCGCATCTGCTTCCATCGCTTGTGTCAACGCTTCACGAACCGCTTCCAAATACGTAATCTCCCGCAACAGCCATCCCTCCTTTATGCAAAAACATCTTCTTCCAACGACTTCAGGGGTGGAAACGGACTCTCCTCAGCGAATCGCACCGCCTCTTCAATCTCCTCTTTCGCCTGTTTCCGAACCGCTTCCGCCCGATCTTCATCTAAGATGCCCTCCTGAATCAATTGTTCCGTGTACCGCTTAATCGGATCGCGCCTGTTTCGCCACTCCTGCTCTTCCTCGCGGGTACGGTATTTCTTGGCGTCGCTCTTGGAGTGTCCTTTCCAGCGATAGGTTTTTGCTTCGATCAGAGTGGGACCGTCTCCAACACGTGCTCGTTCAGTCGCTTCTGAGACCGCTTTCATTACTGCAAACAAATCATTACCGTCGATGGTAACGCCGGGAATGCCGTATCCCAATCCCCGCTCCGAGATATTTTTCACCCGGAACATCTCCTTGGTGGAACCGGACATGCCATACTGATTATTTTCACAGATAAAAATAACGGGTAGGTCCCAGATCGCCGCCAAGTTGATCGATTCGTGGAAGCTCCCTTCATTGGCCGCCCCATCTCCGAAGAAACAGATAGTCACATAACCGAGATTTTTCAGTTTAGAAGTTAGCGCCGACCCCACAGCGATGGGAATACCCCCTCCCACAATACCGTTGGCACCCAAGTTACCCAGGTCCAGATCGGCGATATGCATCGAGCCC from Desmospora activa DSM 45169 encodes:
- a CDS encoding thiamine pyrophosphate-dependent dehydrogenase E1 component subunit alpha, translated to MDTLPIKRELLPELLHQMWLIRYFDEKVDEFFAKGAIHGTTHLCVGQEATAAGACAVLQPKDKITSTHRGHGHCIAKGADVKRMMAELFGRETGYCKGKGGSMHIADLDLGNLGANGIVGGGIPIAVGSALTSKLKNLGYVTICFFGDGAANEGSFHESINLAAIWDLPVIFICENNQYGMSGSTKEMFRVKNISERGLGYGIPGVTIDGNDLFAVMKAVSEATERARVGDGPTLIEAKTYRWKGHSKSDAKKYRTREEEQEWRNRRDPIKRYTEQLIQEGILDEDRAEAVRKQAKEEIEEAVRFAEESPFPPLKSLEEDVFA